One window of the Benincasa hispida cultivar B227 chromosome 3, ASM972705v1, whole genome shotgun sequence genome contains the following:
- the LOC120073249 gene encoding probable prolyl 4-hydroxylase 10 isoform X1, with product MAKHRQSRFPTRKSSSSSTLVFTLLIMFTFVILILLALGILSIPGNSGGSPKVHDLSSIVRKTSDEYVISVDEEQGEQWVEVISWEPRAFVYHNFLTKEECEYLISLAMPHMQKSTVVDSETGKSKDSRVRTSSGTFLPRGRDKTIRTIEKRIADFSFIPVEHGEGLQVLHYEVGQKYEPHFDYFLDEYNTKNGGQRIATVLMYLSEVEEGGETVFPAAKGNFSSVPWWNELSECGKKGLSVKPKRGDALLFWSMKPDASLDPSSLHGGCPVIKGNKWSATKWMRVEEYKV from the exons ATGGCGAAGCACCGGCAATCTCGTTTCCCTACTCGGAAGtcctcttcttcctctactCTCGTCTTTACCTTGCTCATTATGTTCACCTTTGTCATTTTGATTCTTCTTGCCCTTGGAATCCTCTCGATCCCTGGGAATTCCGGCGGTTCGCCTAAGGTTCATGATCTGAGCTCCATAGTGCGGAAAACTTCCGACGAGTATGTGATCTC TGTCGATGAGGAGCAAGGGGAACAGTGGGTTGAAGTCATCTCATGGGAACCTAGAGCCTTCGTTTATCACAACTTTCTG ACAAAGGAGGAATGTGAATACCTAATCAGCCTTGCCATGCCTCATATGCAAAAGTCTACCGTTGTTGACAGTGAAACTGGAAAGAGCAAAGATAGCAG AGTTCGCACTAGCTCCGGAACGTTTTTGCCGAGGGGACGTGATAAGACTATTAGAACTATAGAGAAAAGGATTGCTGATTTCTCCTTCATACCCGTAG AGCATGGAGAAGGACTTCAGGTTCTTCATTACGAAGTGGGACAGAAATATGAACCTCATTTTGATTACTTCCTTGATGAGTACAATACAAAGAATGGAGGTCAACGTATAGCAACAGTGCTTATGTACCT CTCAGAAGTCGAAGAAGGAGGTGAGACAGTGTTCCCTGCTGCCAAAGGAAACTTTAGTTCTGTACCTTGGTGGAATGAGCTTTCAGAGTGTGGGAAGAAAGGACTTTCTGTTAAACCGAAGAGGGGTGATGCGTTACTTTTCTGGAGCATGAAGCCTGATGCTTCTCTAGATCCATCAAGTTTGCATG GTGGCTGCCCTGTTATCAAGGGGAATAAATGGTCTGCTACTAAATGGATGCGAGTAGAAGAATACAAAGTTTGA
- the LOC120073249 gene encoding probable prolyl 4-hydroxylase 10 isoform X2 — translation MAKHRQSRFPTRKSSSSSTLVFTLLIMFTFVILILLALGILSIPGNSGGSPKVHDLSSIVRKTSDDVDEEQGEQWVEVISWEPRAFVYHNFLTKEECEYLISLAMPHMQKSTVVDSETGKSKDSRVRTSSGTFLPRGRDKTIRTIEKRIADFSFIPVEHGEGLQVLHYEVGQKYEPHFDYFLDEYNTKNGGQRIATVLMYLSEVEEGGETVFPAAKGNFSSVPWWNELSECGKKGLSVKPKRGDALLFWSMKPDASLDPSSLHGGCPVIKGNKWSATKWMRVEEYKV, via the exons ATGGCGAAGCACCGGCAATCTCGTTTCCCTACTCGGAAGtcctcttcttcctctactCTCGTCTTTACCTTGCTCATTATGTTCACCTTTGTCATTTTGATTCTTCTTGCCCTTGGAATCCTCTCGATCCCTGGGAATTCCGGCGGTTCGCCTAAGGTTCATGATCTGAGCTCCATAGTGCGGAAAACTTCCGACGA TGTCGATGAGGAGCAAGGGGAACAGTGGGTTGAAGTCATCTCATGGGAACCTAGAGCCTTCGTTTATCACAACTTTCTG ACAAAGGAGGAATGTGAATACCTAATCAGCCTTGCCATGCCTCATATGCAAAAGTCTACCGTTGTTGACAGTGAAACTGGAAAGAGCAAAGATAGCAG AGTTCGCACTAGCTCCGGAACGTTTTTGCCGAGGGGACGTGATAAGACTATTAGAACTATAGAGAAAAGGATTGCTGATTTCTCCTTCATACCCGTAG AGCATGGAGAAGGACTTCAGGTTCTTCATTACGAAGTGGGACAGAAATATGAACCTCATTTTGATTACTTCCTTGATGAGTACAATACAAAGAATGGAGGTCAACGTATAGCAACAGTGCTTATGTACCT CTCAGAAGTCGAAGAAGGAGGTGAGACAGTGTTCCCTGCTGCCAAAGGAAACTTTAGTTCTGTACCTTGGTGGAATGAGCTTTCAGAGTGTGGGAAGAAAGGACTTTCTGTTAAACCGAAGAGGGGTGATGCGTTACTTTTCTGGAGCATGAAGCCTGATGCTTCTCTAGATCCATCAAGTTTGCATG GTGGCTGCCCTGTTATCAAGGGGAATAAATGGTCTGCTACTAAATGGATGCGAGTAGAAGAATACAAAGTTTGA